AAAACAGGTATTAGCTAGCTTAGGACAACATGAACTCATGCATGTTTACTCTAATATGTTTAAAAACTATGGTATTCTTGCCTCACAACTTTTATTAACGAAACAAGAGTTTCATACAAGACAGCATTATTTAAATATTTCAAGACTGCTCAAAGAAATTTTACAACAAAAAAATATTATTCCAATAATTAATGAAAATGATAGTGTCGCAATCGAAGAATTGATGTTTACTGATAATGATGAACTTGCAGGGTTAATTGCATCACAAATAAATGCAGATAAACTCATTATTTTAACTTCAGTTAAAGGTGTATATAATGGAAATCCAAATCTTCCTGAATCTAAATTAATTTCCATAATCAATCCTGTAATTGATGGCTGGCCTGAAGTTTCAACATCAAAAACGAGTCAAGGACGTGGTGGCATGATTACAAAACTTGGCATTGCGCGAAAAATGTCTGAATTAGGAATTACAACACATATATGCAGTGTCCATGAAAAAAATATCATTCATGAAATTATGAATGAAAAGAATATTGGTACAACTATTTTACCAACAAAAAAGAAATCAAATTTAAAACGCTGGATAGCTTTTAGTGATAGCAAACAAAGCAGTGTTATTTTTGTGAACTCATGTTTACTTGAAATTATAAAAGAAAATAAAAGAGTTATTAGCTTATTACCAATAGGAATTGAAAAAGTTCAAGGGGAATTTAAAAAAGGTGATTTAGTTGAAATTTACTCTCCAAATGGTGATAAAATTGGTGTTGGTATTGCACGTTATCATTCTGAAAAATTAAAAGAATATCTTGGTCAAAAAGGAAAACCCGAATTTATTCATTATGATCAATTACATTTTAATATAGGAAAATAAAAAATGTATGAATTAAAAAATCAATTTCAAAAAACTAAAAAATCAAGCTATGTTTTAAATAATTTAAGTGATCCCATTAAGAACGAAGTCCTTAAAACTTTATCAAAAAATTTAATTGTAATGCATCAAACCATTTTAATTGAAAATGCTAAAGATTTAGAAAAAATGAGCAAAGAAAATCCATTATATGATAGATTATTACTAACAAAAGATAGAGTTCTAAGTTTTGCTAATGACATTTTAAAAATAGTAAAACTAAAATCACCTGTTCAAAAAATTTTAAATGAAAAAATACTCGAAAATGGATTAAAATTACAAAAAATAACTGTTCCTTTAGGAGTAATAGGAATCATATATGAAGCAAGACCAAATGTAACAATAGACGTTTTTACACTTTGCTTTAAGTCAGGAAACGCTGTTATCCTAAAAGGCGGAAAAGAAGCTCATTATAGCAATTCAATTTTATATGAAATCATAAAAAAAACCTTAATAGAACATCATATAAATTCTGATATTGTTTATTTACTGCCCCCAGAAAGAGAAGCTACAGAATTTTTAATTCAAGCGGTTGGTCTTGTTGATGTTGTTATTCCACGTGGTAGTAAGCAATTAATAGATTATGTTCGAAATCATTCTAAAGTTCCTGTAATTGAAACTGGTGCAGGAATTGTCCATACATACTTTGATTCTAGTGGAGATTTAGAAAAAGGACGCCGCATTATTGAAAATGCAAAAACCCGAAGAGTCAGCGTTTGCAATGCACTTGATACCTTAATTATTCATAAAAATAGATTAAATGATTTATATGATTTAATTAAAGATTTAAGTTTAAAAAATGTAGAAATTTTTGCAGATGAATTAAGTTATAATAAACTAATTGAGAAATATCCTGATCAACTTCTAAATAAAGCAAAAGAAGAAGATTTTGGAACTGAGTTTTTATCATTAAAAATGTCTATAAAAACTGTAAATTCAATAGAAGAAGCTTTTGAACATATTTTTCAATACTCCTCTGGCCATAGCGAAGCGATTATAGCTGAAGATGAAAATGCGATTCAATCCTTTTTTCAAAATATAGATGCAGCTGCTGTCTATGCAAACGCTCCCACTTCTTTTACAGATGGTGGAGAATTTGAAATGGGTTCTGAAATAGGTATAAGCACTCAAAAATTACATGCACGTGGTCCAATGGGACTTGAAGAACTCACAAGTTATAAGTGGCTAATTACTGGAAATGGCGAACAAATCAGAAAATAAAGTTTAATTATCACCAGAGCAAAAGCCTTTGTTCATTTTTTAAAGTCATAGGTTGATTTACTTGACATGAAAAGGTTTTTTCAAAATCTTCAGATAACATCATTTGAAAATTGACACGTAATTTTAGAAAAGAATGTTTTTTTATCTCTTTTAAATATTTGTCCTCTGTTTCTAAGCCACACCATTTTTTTGCATATTGAATAAAAAATTTCCTTTTTTCATTATTATTTATTTTTTTATTTTCAGGAAAATGATTTTGATATGATATTTTTAAACCATTTAAATCTGCTATATTTTCGTCTAAAGTGATTTCTCCATCATTATTTTCAGTATTAAATAATAAAACCATTTTATCCAATTCTTTCTTTAAATATAATTTTTCATTTTCAGAAAGCCAAGAATGTATATTTCCATAGGCATCAAACTCAATTCCATTACCATCAAATGCATGCGACATTTCATGAGCGATAGTTATACTTAATGAATAATAATCTAATTTATCTGATAGTCTTTGATCTAAAATAGATGATTTTAATACACCATACGGAATAAAAAACTTATTTAAATTAGTTGTATAATAAGCACTAGTATAAAGAGGTGAGTAAAGCCATTTAGATGAATTTGCATTTTGATTAATTTGATTTATCATTAGTTTAAATTCATTTTGTAAGATTTTCATTTGATTTTTTAAATATTTTTTAGTGCTTAAATTTAGAACAGGCTCTAATCCCCAGTCTTTCATATTTTCAGGTTTTGCTATTTCAAAGCGAATAAAATTAATTTTATTTATTGCATGATCCTTTGCTGAATTTGAAAGCCATTTATTATTATAAATATTTTTTTTAAAAGTATTTTTAAGATCTGTAATCAAATTATAAATTTTTGCATAAGGAATTTCTTTATTGTAACTATGAAATAACTCATAATCTAAATTTCTTTCAAAAGATTTTATGGTTGATAAATAACAATGATCTTTTATATCATTTTCCTTATTTGAATTTTTAAAATATTTACTTTTAAAATTTTCTTTTTGAAAATAAAAATCTGGAAATGAATATCTAATTTCACCTTTAGACAATTTGTACCAGAGTATTAAAGATTGCAATTCTTCTTTTGTGGATTTTTCAAGTAATAAATTCAAATGTAAAAAAGCATTTTCTGGTATTATAGAAATTTTAATTTCAATTGGTATTTTAGGTAAAATATATTTAAAATAAATATTTGGAAATTTATTTAATAAATAATCTCTATTTACTTTTTTGTCTTTCATAATTATTTCATTTAAATTTTTTTCATTTGGATAAATATTTGCAATGCTTTTTTCAAATTCAATAATATAATTAGCCATAGATTCATAATTTTTAATATTCATATTCTTTAAAAATAATTTTATTATATTTTCGTACTCAATCATTGAATTATTTTCAGAATAGATACTTTTCAATTTAAGTGGTAATTCATAAGTAAAAAATATATCTTTTATTTTATTATTCTCAGAATTTAAACTCTCTTCTATATTAAAAAAGTATAAATGACCATTCAAGGCATCTAATGCTATTTTAATAAGTAAATCATTTTTATTATTTTTAAATAATTGGTTTTTATATTTATCTATTAATTCAAACTCCTCTAATTTTCTAGCATTTTCACTAATACAAGAATTGTAATAATTTTTAATCATTTCACTTCTTGGTGAATTATCTTTTCTATTTAAAATTGAGTTTATATAATTTTTCCTATCATTATTTATTTCCAAAATTGCATCTTCATGACTATAAACATAGCTATGCTTATTTTGGGGTAATATATTTTTATTATTTTCATTTGAGCAAACATAATCATAAAAATTTTCACAGGGTGAAATATCTTCGTTTAACTTAAATTCTCTATTATAAAAATTCTTATAATTAAAATCAACATAATTTTGTGTATATGCAGCATTAAAAATAAAAATATTTATAAATATTATAATATAGAACATAAATCCTCCAAATATAATTTATTCTTACCAAAAATTAGAAATATTTTCCTTATAAAAATAAAGAGGATCTTCTTTTTTACAAGAAAATACGCTAGAAAATTCTTTTGAAAGTTTCATCTGATTATTAACTCTAAAATCAGGTGGGGAATAATTACTATTTTTTAATAAATTTTCTTTTTCTAATGGAGAATATACTGCACAAAATATTTTAGCTGATTGAATAAAAAAATCTTTTTTTACGGATATATCTTTTTCATGAATTTTTGCTGCTTTATATGAAAACCTCAATGCATTAAAATCGGACAGATTCTCACTTAATGTCTTAACAGCATTAACACCAGAGTTATTAAAAAAATTAACAAACTTTTCACTTTTTGTTTTAAATTTTTCTTGATCTAAATCTGACATCCATGGATTATAATTACCAATTTCATCATAATTTGCTCCATAATTATCAATGGAGTGAGCAATTTCATGAGCAATAACTACACCAATACCACCATAGTTTAAATTCTCTGAAAAATGGACATCATAAAAAGGAGGTTGTAAAATACCTAATAAAATAATAAATTGATTAGCTCTCTGATCATAATATGCATTCGCATTTAAAGGAGACATTTGCCATTTTGTATTAATAATTTCATGATTAATTTCATTTATTAATTTTTTAAAATTTCTTTCTTTTAATTTTAAAATATTTAAATAATATTGATTTACATCTATATTAATTAAATTTTCTAAATTCCAATCTGTCACATTATTTGGTCTAACAATTTGAAATTTCATTTTATTTAATTTAATTTCTGCTTTATTTTTAGAATTTTCTGATAACCAATTATTCTTTTTCAAAGCGCTAATGTATTCTTTTTTAATTTGATCAATCATATTTACAATTTTATTATTTGAAAAATTTTTATAATAATTTTTACTAATTTCATATTCAATATTTTTACCAAAAAAATTTTCAGCAATATTTGTACATTCATTTTCAATTGATAAATTTTCTAATGAACTTCCAAAATATTTATTTTTAAATTCTTTCAATTTAGAATAAAATATTGGTAAAGAAAATTTCACAAGCTCCTCATCATTCAATTTATACCAAACAGAAAGAGCAAAAAGCTCGGATGTTGATGCCCTTTCAAAAATATCATTCATTAATAGAAAAACTTCTTCTGATATTATATTTAAATTTATATGATTCGGAATTTTATTTAAAATTTTATTAAAGTATAGGTTTGAATATTTATTTAATAATATACTTCTTTCAATTGAAATATCTGAGTTATAATAAATTTGGGAAATATTTTGTGGATATATTTTTGATATTTTTCTTTCAAAATCAATAATAAAATTTGCATGATGAGAAGAATCATTTATTTTTAAAGTATTAAAAAGTTGTTCAATAAGAATTTTATAATCGTCTAACAAATCCTTATTCTCATAAAATATTTTATTCATTAATGGGAGCTCATGATAAAATAACAAATCCTTTACTTTATTATTTTTTTTATTTGGTACTTCTAAAATTTTTATTAAATTCATATTTGAATAAATAGATTCTTGAAATAAATGGTCTAACATTTTATTTTTATCGTAAAAAGATAAATTATTAAGATAATTTTCAATATATGTTTTTGATTCAAACTCTCTCAAATTAGTATTTAAACAAGATTGATAAAAATCTTTTAAAGTTTTATTTCTATTATTTAATACTTTTTGCTTTATAAGCGATTTTAAATATTGCTTTCTTTGTTCTTTGACTTTCGTCTCGGCTTTGTCAATTCCAATATATAATCCTGATTTATTGTTTGATAATTTGTATTTTTTTTCTTCTTCTGAACAAACGTATTCATAAAAATTTGTACACGGTGAAACATCTTTATTTAAATGTGTAAGAAAATTATTATTATTCAATTTTATAGAATCTATTTGAATATTATTATTTTGATTTTCATAAATAAATGATTCATTTTTTTTATTACAAGATAAAATAATTAAAGGTAAAATTAGAAATAATTTTTTTAATTTAGTGCTCATAAAATTCTCACTTTTAAATTTTATTAGAAACACTAAATTAATAATATTTTATCACAAATTAGTCAATTTTATAAACTTTAATAATATTTAAGAATCTACCATAGTGAGATTCTTTCTTCATTTGGAAGAGTCATTGGATCACCTTTTTTACAAGAAAAAGTTTCTTCAAATTTTTCAGATAATTTCATTTGATTATTAACTCTTAAATCAATTGGAGAATGAGGATCATTTTTAATAAAATATTCTCTTACTTTTGGTTGCAATACACCGCACCAAACTTTAGCAAATTGAATAAAAAATTCTTTTTGCTCTTCTTTATTTTCTGATGTTTTATTTGGAAAAGCGGATTGGAAAGCATTTTTAACTCCAACAAAATCTGCTATATTTTCTCCTAAAGTTAATTTTCCATCGATCCCATCCTTAGCAAAAAGATTAATTATTTTAAAAGTTTTTTTATTAAATAGTTTTAGATCTTCTTTATTCATCCAAGGATTTAATTTTCCTAACTCATCATATTTTGAGCCCTGATCATCAATCGAATGACCAATTTCATGGGCAACAACCATACCTACAGAACCAAAATTAATGATATCTGATTTTGTCTCATCAAAAAATGGCGCTTGTAATATGCCAAGAGGCATTACAAATTGATTTGCAGTAGGATTATAATAAGCATTTACCGTTAATGGAGACATTTGCCATTTTAAATCATTCACTGGTAACTTTATTTCTTTGAGCATTTTATTGAAATCATTATCTGCTATTTTTCTTTTATTTTTTATGAAACTATCAGGATTTAATTCCGTAGTTTCAATTAAATCCCAATCTTCAAGATTATCTGGTTTAACCAATTGAAAACGAATTTTTTTAATTTTCAATTCTGCCTTTGATTTCGCTTCTTTCGATAACCAAGTATTTTTTTCTACATTTTCTAGAGTCGTTTTTTGAATTTGATGAACAATACTCTTTACTCTATTCTCGGGAAAGTTTTTGTAATATTTATTTAAAACTTCAATATCTAAATTTCTTTCCAAAATTTGACTTGTATCAACAGTACATTGCAATTCTAGGGACTCTTCAATTTTAGAAGAACCAAAATATTTATTTTGAAAATCTTTATTTTTTATATAAAATTCTGGATATGAATATTTGATATCCTGCATTGAAAATCGATTCCAAATAGCTAATGCCTGTAATTCTTTAATTGAGACTTTCTGAAAAAGAACATTAATTTGTTTTATAACATCTTTTGTGACTAAATTAACATTGATATTATTAGGTATTTTATTTAACATTGTTTTAAAATAAAGATTGGGATAATTTGATAGAAGCTTTTCTCTTTTAATAGAAATATTACTAGTAAATATATTTCTGAACTCTGCTTTTGATGGGTATACTTTAGCAATTGATTTTTCAAAATCTATTAAAAACGAAGTTTCATTTTTCAGACTAGACATAGAAATAAGATCAAAAAATTGAATCATTAGATCATGATAATCTTTCATTAAATTTTCATCAGAATAGTAGTCCTTTGAACCTAAACGTAGATGATAATAAAATAAAATATCTTTAATTTTTGGATTATTTCTATTATTAAACTCATTAATGCTTATTAAATTTGAATTTCCTGTTAAAGATTCTTGAGCAAACTTCTCTAATAATTCTTGTTTTGATAAATTTACTATTTCTTTTTTATATTCTTCTATTAATAATAGTTCTTCTGTTTTTCTTGATTTTTCATTCATGCATGATGAATAATAGTTTTTTATCATTTTATTTTGTGCTGATAAATTTGATTCATTTAAAAGAGAATTAATATATTCAAAACGTTGTTTTTTTATTCTTTCAGAAGCATCATTAATACTAAAAATATAACGATTTTTGCTCTCTGGTAATTTAAAATCTTTAATTTCATTTGAACAAACATATTCAAAAAAATTATTGCATGGTGAAATGCTTTTATTTAATTGAAATTCTCGCTTTTCAGGAACAACAAACTTGGCGTCAGGTATTGTTGGTATTTCGCTTGAAAAAGAAATACTACTTGAAAAGCACGCTATAGTTATAATTGAAGTATATAAAGATCTCATTTTAATTGTCATTCTGATTCCTACTTAAAATAATAAAACAATTTTCCATGATAAATGGATAAAAAGAAACCTACCGTATCAAGTTTTTAATTTATTTACAAATTTAAATATTATACACTTTATATTAATAAATTAACTTTAAGCAGCAAAATCAATTATATTGAAATTTATAAAGCAAAAAGGCATGACTAAAATCATGCCTTTTATAAAATTATTTATAAAATTTTAATTACCAAAGAGTTATTCTTTCACTATCTGGAAGCGTCATAGAATCACCTTGCGAACAAGAAAAGGTTTCTTCAAATTTTTTTGATAGTTTCATTTGATCATTCACTCTGAGATCGATTGGAGAGTGAGGGTCTGTTTTAATTAAAAACTCTCTATTTTTGGGCTGAATAACCCCACACCATGTTTTAGCGTACTGAATAAAAAATTCTTTTTGTTTTTCAATATTCTTGGCATTATTAGGAAACGCTGACTGAAATGCATTTTGTAATCCAACAAAATCTGCAATATTTTCACCTAATGTTAGTTTACCGTCTATCCCATCTCTCGCAAACACAGTAATTATTTTTTGAGTTTTTTGCTTAAATGTGTTTAAATCGGATTCATTCATCCAAGGATTTAGTTTTCCTGTTTCATCGTATTTTGATCCTTGATCATCAATAGAGTGACCAATTTCATGAGCAACAACCATTCCTACAGAACCATAATTTACTATATCTGATTTTGTTTCATCAAAAAATGGAGGTTGCAATATTCCCAGTGGCA
The genomic region above belongs to Silvanigrella paludirubra and contains:
- the proB gene encoding glutamate 5-kinase, with the protein product MKIVIKVGTQAILSNDGTVLESTMQTLVEQIAFLQKEGHQIILVSSGAVGSGRKVARELLGKEYGSSTGEKQVLASLGQHELMHVYSNMFKNYGILASQLLLTKQEFHTRQHYLNISRLLKEILQQKNIIPIINENDSVAIEELMFTDNDELAGLIASQINADKLIILTSVKGVYNGNPNLPESKLISIINPVIDGWPEVSTSKTSQGRGGMITKLGIARKMSELGITTHICSVHEKNIIHEIMNEKNIGTTILPTKKKSNLKRWIAFSDSKQSSVIFVNSCLLEIIKENKRVISLLPIGIEKVQGEFKKGDLVEIYSPNGDKIGVGIARYHSEKLKEYLGQKGKPEFIHYDQLHFNIGK
- a CDS encoding glutamate-5-semialdehyde dehydrogenase, which codes for MYELKNQFQKTKKSSYVLNNLSDPIKNEVLKTLSKNLIVMHQTILIENAKDLEKMSKENPLYDRLLLTKDRVLSFANDILKIVKLKSPVQKILNEKILENGLKLQKITVPLGVIGIIYEARPNVTIDVFTLCFKSGNAVILKGGKEAHYSNSILYEIIKKTLIEHHINSDIVYLLPPEREATEFLIQAVGLVDVVIPRGSKQLIDYVRNHSKVPVIETGAGIVHTYFDSSGDLEKGRRIIENAKTRRVSVCNALDTLIIHKNRLNDLYDLIKDLSLKNVEIFADELSYNKLIEKYPDQLLNKAKEEDFGTEFLSLKMSIKTVNSIEEAFEHIFQYSSGHSEAIIAEDENAIQSFFQNIDAAAVYANAPTSFTDGGEFEMGSEIGISTQKLHARGPMGLEELTSYKWLITGNGEQIRK
- a CDS encoding M13 family metallopeptidase, which codes for MFYIIIFINIFIFNAAYTQNYVDFNYKNFYNREFKLNEDISPCENFYDYVCSNENNKNILPQNKHSYVYSHEDAILEINNDRKNYINSILNRKDNSPRSEMIKNYYNSCISENARKLEEFELIDKYKNQLFKNNKNDLLIKIALDALNGHLYFFNIEESLNSENNKIKDIFFTYELPLKLKSIYSENNSMIEYENIIKLFLKNMNIKNYESMANYIIEFEKSIANIYPNEKNLNEIIMKDKKVNRDYLLNKFPNIYFKYILPKIPIEIKISIIPENAFLHLNLLLEKSTKEELQSLILWYKLSKGEIRYSFPDFYFQKENFKSKYFKNSNKENDIKDHCYLSTIKSFERNLDYELFHSYNKEIPYAKIYNLITDLKNTFKKNIYNNKWLSNSAKDHAINKINFIRFEIAKPENMKDWGLEPVLNLSTKKYLKNQMKILQNEFKLMINQINQNANSSKWLYSPLYTSAYYTTNLNKFFIPYGVLKSSILDQRLSDKLDYYSLSITIAHEMSHAFDGNGIEFDAYGNIHSWLSENEKLYLKKELDKMVLLFNTENNDGEITLDENIADLNGLKISYQNHFPENKKINNNEKRKFFIQYAKKWCGLETEDKYLKEIKKHSFLKLRVNFQMMLSEDFEKTFSCQVNQPMTLKNEQRLLLW
- a CDS encoding M13 family metallopeptidase; this encodes MSTKLKKLFLILPLIILSCNKKNESFIYENQNNNIQIDSIKLNNNNFLTHLNKDVSPCTNFYEYVCSEEEKKYKLSNNKSGLYIGIDKAETKVKEQRKQYLKSLIKQKVLNNRNKTLKDFYQSCLNTNLREFESKTYIENYLNNLSFYDKNKMLDHLFQESIYSNMNLIKILEVPNKKNNKVKDLLFYHELPLMNKIFYENKDLLDDYKILIEQLFNTLKINDSSHHANFIIDFERKISKIYPQNISQIYYNSDISIERSILLNKYSNLYFNKILNKIPNHINLNIISEEVFLLMNDIFERASTSELFALSVWYKLNDEELVKFSLPIFYSKLKEFKNKYFGSSLENLSIENECTNIAENFFGKNIEYEISKNYYKNFSNNKIVNMIDQIKKEYISALKKNNWLSENSKNKAEIKLNKMKFQIVRPNNVTDWNLENLINIDVNQYYLNILKLKERNFKKLINEINHEIINTKWQMSPLNANAYYDQRANQFIILLGILQPPFYDVHFSENLNYGGIGVVIAHEIAHSIDNYGANYDEIGNYNPWMSDLDQEKFKTKSEKFVNFFNNSGVNAVKTLSENLSDFNALRFSYKAAKIHEKDISVKKDFFIQSAKIFCAVYSPLEKENLLKNSNYSPPDFRVNNQMKLSKEFSSVFSCKKEDPLYFYKENISNFW
- a CDS encoding M13 family metallopeptidase; this encodes MTIKMRSLYTSIITIACFSSSISFSSEIPTIPDAKFVVPEKREFQLNKSISPCNNFFEYVCSNEIKDFKLPESKNRYIFSINDASERIKKQRFEYINSLLNESNLSAQNKMIKNYYSSCMNEKSRKTEELLLIEEYKKEIVNLSKQELLEKFAQESLTGNSNLISINEFNNRNNPKIKDILFYYHLRLGSKDYYSDENLMKDYHDLMIQFFDLISMSSLKNETSFLIDFEKSIAKVYPSKAEFRNIFTSNISIKREKLLSNYPNLYFKTMLNKIPNNINVNLVTKDVIKQINVLFQKVSIKELQALAIWNRFSMQDIKYSYPEFYIKNKDFQNKYFGSSKIEESLELQCTVDTSQILERNLDIEVLNKYYKNFPENRVKSIVHQIQKTTLENVEKNTWLSKEAKSKAELKIKKIRFQLVKPDNLEDWDLIETTELNPDSFIKNKRKIADNDFNKMLKEIKLPVNDLKWQMSPLTVNAYYNPTANQFVMPLGILQAPFFDETKSDIINFGSVGMVVAHEIGHSIDDQGSKYDELGKLNPWMNKEDLKLFNKKTFKIINLFAKDGIDGKLTLGENIADFVGVKNAFQSAFPNKTSENKEEQKEFFIQFAKVWCGVLQPKVREYFIKNDPHSPIDLRVNNQMKLSEKFEETFSCKKGDPMTLPNEERISLW